Proteins encoded in a region of the Streptococcus sanguinis genome:
- a CDS encoding IS30 family transposase, whose product MGYLHITIIDRLKIEAYLEAGFNLSYIATKLGFHRSSISREIKRCPNKYSAEEAQRQYEELSRLKGRKTACTSQMKKDIERHLKASWSPEQIHGRYQYENKPIISFKTIYNWIYNGQLEVSLETLRRKGKTREPRETRGKFIIGKPISKRPKEVKNRQNFGHWELDTMVSSRGKSKGCLATFVERKTRFYLAFKIPDRSARSMFSAIETLQKIFPKNFLKTFTSDRGKEFACYPQVEALGIDFYFADAYSSWQRGSNENSNGLLREYFPKRTNLTDITDESLVNALLAINHRPRKCLGYKTAFEALMDEF is encoded by the coding sequence ATGGGCTACTTACATATTACCATAATTGATCGTCTAAAGATAGAAGCATATCTTGAAGCAGGTTTTAATCTGTCCTATATTGCAACTAAGTTAGGTTTCCACCGTTCATCAATTAGCCGAGAAATCAAACGGTGTCCAAATAAATATTCTGCCGAAGAAGCACAAAGGCAATATGAGGAATTATCTAGACTTAAGGGAAGGAAAACTGCATGTACTTCACAGATGAAGAAAGATATAGAACGTCATTTAAAAGCATCTTGGTCACCCGAGCAGATTCATGGGCGTTATCAGTACGAAAATAAGCCAATCATATCGTTTAAAACGATTTATAATTGGATATATAATGGGCAACTCGAAGTTAGTTTAGAGACGTTAAGACGAAAAGGTAAAACACGTGAACCTCGTGAGACTAGAGGGAAATTCATTATTGGTAAACCTATTTCCAAGCGACCTAAAGAAGTGAAGAACAGGCAAAATTTCGGTCATTGGGAATTAGATACCATGGTTTCTTCCAGAGGGAAAAGCAAAGGATGCTTGGCTACATTTGTAGAGCGCAAAACACGTTTTTATCTGGCATTTAAAATACCTGACCGATCAGCTAGATCAATGTTTTCAGCCATAGAAACACTTCAGAAGATTTTTCCTAAGAACTTTTTAAAAACATTTACATCAGACAGAGGAAAAGAATTTGCTTGTTATCCTCAAGTGGAAGCTTTAGGAATAGACTTTTACTTTGCGGACGCTTATTCATCTTGGCAAAGAGGAAGTAATGAAAATTCAAATGGTTTGCTTAGAGAATATTTTCCTAAGAGAACTAATCTAACCGACATTACTGATGAATCGTTAGTAAATGCTTTACTTGCTATAAATCACCGTCCAAGAAAATGCTTAGGTTACAAAACAGCATTTGAGGCACTTATGGATGAATTTTAG
- a CDS encoding CshA/CshB family fibrillar adhesin-related protein: MGKELFNPHLNKFSIRKLNVGVCSVLLSTVFLLGTAATVNADETASGSVDDNISLPEKSAESAVSQPALENTATSTVSETANSEASADQNQLVRPAAAPGQVTPEKPQETNQTATTSNEAKPAEAGRTRSYSVQYTPKPSSAAMPRSDRNGQPMETGTLFRTTSPAGQASSAIQDATANPTVSKPTLEESVRKRSDELMKQVNWLDFGDTKSLRNLDRDGSFKVGTVYEKEISPGYVVKLTVTELKPFYATEIYRDRVKGTEYESSYDPNAKNTWLQYNNSNNYAYQYWYGDDYRPKITGAAQNQYSAIKSEGIDTKGRKTQLQVPKDEANYGVKFKVEARYRGKPVKATVVMADGEEANPGEYAIFTTNGKGWEHLAEWKRTVTDANGVTTEITETYKPMKPTTEGQFIGDDGTGVHWQAYVSPDQKTGGLGSQVFGPNISRNNTIPLVMTRGASEVGIYIASSGQQAAMIGFMAIDEGDAPDSYGKAIHAISRYNAETGGQNPQPFLGRVEADIDTTSGNNWKHDDETDLADEGINQLLSDDLVGKTNGLFPVNRLHDGDYSLRIHASANGYEKAYVRAWIDFNNNGVFDEDEASEFTEVTTAGDYTVNFKKNPAMTNPELSKLGMRVRIALNKGDIEKPTGTAFSGEVEDLEVELTYPPKGEKKESTGIRDQRQTVTLHFTPQGIAQNTENKRVAIDTTKAPIVLDARGNALTADAAGWYNTAEGRYKVTANGADVDVVYEPKAGFIGTAQGINIRRFDTNGASTDWIAKNQAEPAINDQLHTMDGRYVPTVLNVPKYETTDAQGLTQEKTPIFNDGDAGKIPASPSTANPVKFVKADGTTTDDTRVPALSNGQEVGRFEVEPATGKITFKPNKNFVGTVDPVSVQMIDGKGIPHQAVYQPKVTPVRPSAQDASSEGIQGAVQTGQLTFNPGNNRVPIDSKKLPTFDNGSQTKTVAGVGTYQVDNQGLVTFTPLPTYTGRPAAETVKRVDVNGTEVTATYQADVKAAAPSATNAETSGIQGQVQRGKVSFTEGSAQVNGQTQTVAFPAGSTPLFDNGSTVKEVPTVGKFEVDEDGNVTFTPEKQFKGLTPDIRITRTDTNGSTATAIYKATVTAVTPTGTNITSTGKQGRPQTGKPNFVSGNPDVPLDDDTPATFDDGSKRKVVPNVGIFEVAPDGSVTFTPDKQYVGTPDPVVVKRVDKNGTPVTAKYTPTVEKVTPRATGAQTKGPQGQVQKGKVTFEPGSPQVGFPENSTPVFDTGTNVKDIAKIGKFEVDGEGNVTFTPVKTFVGKTPEVELSRADVNGTVAKAKYRATVTAVTPTGTGDQTEGPQGQVQKGRVTFKAGDPKVGFPANSIPVFDTGTNVKEIAKVGKFEVDAEGNVTFTPDKRFVGETPEISISRKDANGIAAKVTYIATVTSVTPTGTNVTSTGPQGIPQTGTPTFQGGDLLVPIDEAVEPTFTDGSKEKTIPSQGTYTISPDGAVTFTPEKQFVGKPEPVTVKRVDKNGTPVTATYSPEFTKVTPTGTGDKTEGFQGQVQEGHVTFTPGHDSVPFPAETTPLFDNGLTVKEIPTVGKFEVDANGKVTFTPDKQFKGTTPGLTLIRADVNGTPVTVKYQAVVKEVVPTGTNITSTGEQGRPQTGKPNFVSGTPGVPLDNDTPATFDDGSKRKVVPNVGIFEVAPDGSVTFTPDKQYVGTPDPVVVKRVDKNGTPVTAKYTPTVEKVTPRATDAQTEGLQGQVQKGKVTFEAGSPQVGFPTDSTPVFDTGTNIKEIAKVGKFEVDEEGNVTFTPVKTFVGKTPEVELSRTDVNGTAAKANYQATVIAVTPTGTGDKTEGLQGQVQKGHVTFTPGHELVPFPAGSTPLFGNGKNIKEVPNIGKFEVDVDGIITFTPDRQFKGETPELGIIRVDANGTPVTVKYQAVVKEVTPTGTTVTSTGPQGIPQTGTPTFKAADPLVPIDDSVEPTFDDGSKKKVIPGQGTYTITPDGAVTFTPDKQFVGKPDPITVKRVDKNGTPVTATYSPEFTKVTPTGTGVKTEGLQGQVQEGQVTFTPGHDSIPFPTGSIPLFDNGSAVKEVPNVGKFEVDGDGNVTFTPDKQFKGETPELELTRTDVNGTSVTVKYQAVVKEVIPSATTSTSTGLQGQPQTGKPNFVGGDPNVPLDNDTPATFEDGSKRKEVPNVGTFEVAPDGSVTFTPDKQYVGTPDPVVVKRVDKNGTPVTAKYTPTVEKVTPTAKGAQTEGLQGQVQKGKINFEAGSPQVGFPENSTPVFDTGTNLKEIAKVGKFEVDGEGNVTFTPVKTFVGKTPEIELSRTDVNGTVAKANYQATVTAVTPTGTGTKTEGLQGQVQEGKVTFTPGHDSVPFPAGSTPLFDNNSTVKEVPNVGKFEVDADGKVTFTPDKQFKGETPELELTRVDANGTPVTVKYQAVVKEVTPTGTTSTSTGPQGQPQTGKPNFVGGDPNVPLDDDTPATFEDGSKRKEVPNVGTFEVAPDGSVTFTPDKQFVGTPDPVVVKRVDKNGTPVIAKYTPTVEKVTPTGTIATSTGPQGLSQTGTPIFTGGDPLVPIDDSVEPSFDDGSKKKTIPGQGTYTITPDGAVTFTPVKQFVGTPDPVVVKRVDKNGTPVTATYSPEFTKVTPTGTGAKTEGLQGQVQEGKASFIPGHDSVPFPAGSTPLFDNGAAVKEVPNVGKFEVDADGKVTFTPDKQFKGETPELELTRTDANGTPVTVKYQAVVKEVTPTGTTVTSTGPQGLPQTGTPTFKGADPLVPIDETVEPTFADGSKQKTIPGQGTYTITPNGIVTFTPEKQFVGKPDPISVKRVDKNGTPVTATYSPEFTKVTPTGTGTKTEGLQGQVQKGQVTFTPGHKLVPFPAGSTPLFGNGKNIKEVPNVGKFEVDADNKVTFTPIKQFKGETSELGLIRLDANGTPVIVKYQAIVKAVVPTGKDASSTNIKGHVQTGKPVFEAGNPLVPIDETIAPSFEDGSKEKTILGQGTYTIAPDGTVTFTPEADFLGQGSGVTLVRHDKNGTSVTARYVPTVVAPSTSKDSVSSGRKGQAQTGTPTFEGAIDQAVAPTFVDGSTEKVVPGEGTYRFNMLGAVTFVPEADFVGTASGVVVKRLDIYGNAVTATYTPTVLGSTDTTDSGSTGLKGQPQTGKPLFEGDVDPTVPPTFEDGSTEKVVPGQGTYTITPDGTVTFVPETGFVGQADGVTVIRKDRNGQTISAVYVPTVTEVPVVPERTITPAPPSLSKSESAKSLPKTGTEETSYLAASLLAGVSGLGLIGLDKRKKKSED, translated from the coding sequence ATGGGAAAAGAATTATTTAACCCCCATTTAAACAAATTTTCGATTCGAAAATTAAATGTTGGAGTTTGCTCGGTATTATTATCTACCGTTTTCCTTTTAGGTACTGCGGCTACAGTAAATGCTGATGAAACTGCCAGCGGATCTGTAGATGATAATATCTCACTGCCAGAAAAATCGGCGGAGTCAGCTGTCAGTCAGCCTGCTCTTGAGAATACAGCAACATCTACTGTTTCTGAAACAGCTAACTCAGAAGCAAGTGCTGATCAAAATCAGCTGGTAAGGCCAGCTGCAGCTCCAGGGCAAGTGACACCTGAAAAGCCACAAGAGACTAATCAAACGGCTACAACTTCCAATGAAGCAAAACCTGCTGAAGCTGGTCGGACGCGCTCTTATTCAGTACAATATACGCCAAAACCAAGTTCTGCAGCTATGCCGAGGTCTGATCGTAACGGTCAGCCAATGGAGACTGGGACATTATTCCGTACTACCAGTCCTGCTGGTCAAGCTAGCTCTGCCATACAAGATGCAACAGCTAATCCTACAGTTTCTAAACCAACACTGGAAGAATCTGTAAGAAAACGCTCTGATGAGTTGATGAAGCAGGTAAACTGGCTAGATTTTGGTGATACTAAATCACTGAGAAATCTAGATAGAGATGGCTCCTTTAAAGTTGGAACAGTATATGAAAAGGAAATTTCGCCAGGCTATGTGGTCAAACTGACCGTAACGGAATTGAAACCTTTCTATGCGACAGAGATCTATCGTGATCGAGTAAAGGGAACTGAGTACGAAAGCAGTTATGATCCCAATGCAAAAAATACTTGGCTTCAATATAACAATAGTAACAATTATGCTTATCAGTATTGGTATGGTGATGATTACCGTCCTAAAATTACTGGTGCTGCTCAGAATCAATATTCAGCTATTAAGTCAGAAGGAATTGATACCAAGGGGCGTAAGACTCAACTGCAGGTTCCTAAGGATGAAGCCAACTATGGCGTGAAATTCAAAGTTGAAGCTAGATATCGTGGGAAGCCAGTTAAGGCAACAGTTGTCATGGCTGATGGAGAAGAGGCAAACCCTGGTGAGTACGCTATCTTTACAACCAATGGTAAGGGTTGGGAACATTTGGCCGAGTGGAAGCGCACAGTTACAGACGCAAATGGTGTGACTACTGAGATTACAGAAACCTATAAGCCAATGAAGCCTACCACAGAAGGCCAATTTATTGGAGATGACGGTACTGGTGTTCATTGGCAGGCCTATGTCAGTCCTGATCAAAAGACTGGCGGACTGGGAAGCCAAGTATTTGGACCTAACATTTCTAGAAATAATACAATTCCACTTGTAATGACACGTGGTGCATCAGAGGTTGGTATTTACATAGCTTCTTCTGGTCAGCAGGCTGCGATGATTGGTTTTATGGCAATTGATGAAGGCGATGCACCGGATTCTTATGGAAAAGCTATCCATGCTATTTCAAGATACAATGCAGAAACTGGCGGCCAAAATCCACAGCCATTCTTGGGCCGAGTGGAGGCTGATATTGATACCACATCTGGAAATAACTGGAAACATGATGATGAGACAGACTTGGCCGATGAAGGTATTAATCAGCTCTTGTCTGATGATTTAGTCGGGAAAACCAATGGTCTTTTTCCAGTAAACCGTCTGCACGACGGAGATTATTCTCTCCGCATCCATGCTTCAGCTAACGGATACGAAAAAGCCTATGTTCGTGCCTGGATTGACTTCAATAACAATGGTGTCTTTGACGAAGACGAAGCCAGTGAATTTACCGAAGTAACAACTGCGGGAGATTATACTGTCAACTTTAAGAAGAATCCAGCCATGACAAATCCTGAACTTAGCAAGCTGGGAATGCGGGTTCGTATCGCCTTGAACAAGGGAGATATTGAAAAGCCAACTGGAACTGCATTTAGTGGTGAGGTGGAAGACCTAGAAGTTGAACTGACTTATCCACCAAAAGGTGAGAAGAAGGAAAGTACTGGAATCCGTGACCAGAGACAGACAGTCACTCTTCATTTCACTCCGCAGGGTATTGCTCAAAATACTGAGAATAAGAGAGTAGCGATTGATACTACTAAAGCTCCGATTGTATTGGATGCGAGAGGAAATGCCCTGACTGCTGATGCAGCAGGCTGGTATAACACTGCTGAAGGCCGTTATAAAGTAACAGCAAACGGTGCTGATGTAGATGTGGTATATGAGCCTAAGGCTGGCTTTATCGGCACAGCTCAGGGAATTAACATCCGTCGTTTTGATACTAACGGTGCAAGTACGGATTGGATTGCCAAAAATCAGGCTGAACCAGCCATCAATGACCAGCTCCACACCATGGATGGACGCTATGTACCAACCGTGCTGAATGTTCCTAAGTATGAAACAACGGATGCTCAAGGACTAACGCAAGAAAAGACGCCTATCTTTAATGATGGTGATGCTGGCAAAATTCCTGCAAGTCCAAGTACAGCAAATCCTGTGAAATTTGTGAAAGCAGATGGAACGACTACAGATGATACTAGAGTTCCAGCTTTATCAAATGGTCAGGAAGTTGGCCGTTTTGAAGTGGAGCCTGCAACAGGTAAGATTACTTTCAAACCAAACAAAAACTTTGTTGGTACTGTTGACCCTGTGTCTGTTCAAATGATTGATGGCAAAGGTATTCCGCATCAAGCTGTTTATCAGCCAAAGGTGACTCCTGTTAGACCATCTGCTCAAGATGCCAGCAGCGAGGGCATTCAAGGTGCAGTTCAGACAGGGCAATTGACCTTCAATCCAGGCAATAATCGTGTGCCTATTGATAGCAAGAAGTTGCCAACCTTTGATAATGGCAGCCAGACTAAAACAGTTGCTGGTGTTGGTACCTATCAGGTGGATAATCAAGGTCTAGTTACCTTTACTCCACTACCGACTTATACTGGACGTCCAGCGGCAGAGACTGTCAAGCGAGTAGATGTCAATGGAACAGAAGTAACAGCTACCTATCAGGCTGATGTAAAAGCAGCAGCACCAAGTGCGACGAATGCTGAAACCAGTGGCATACAAGGCCAAGTTCAGCGAGGCAAAGTCAGCTTCACAGAAGGTTCTGCGCAAGTCAACGGTCAAACACAAACGGTGGCCTTTCCAGCTGGCTCAACTCCGCTCTTCGACAATGGTTCGACTGTTAAAGAAGTGCCTACTGTTGGTAAGTTTGAAGTGGATGAGGATGGAAATGTAACCTTTACTCCAGAGAAACAATTTAAAGGCCTTACGCCAGACATCAGGATTACTCGTACAGATACGAATGGCAGCACAGCTACAGCTATCTACAAGGCGACAGTCACTGCTGTAACTCCAACAGGGACAAACATCACCAGTACTGGTAAACAAGGCCGTCCACAGACAGGTAAGCCAAACTTTGTCAGTGGCAACCCAGATGTACCACTGGATGATGATACTCCAGCGACTTTCGATGATGGAAGCAAGCGCAAGGTGGTTCCAAATGTTGGTATCTTTGAGGTGGCACCAGATGGATCTGTCACTTTCACACCGGACAAGCAATATGTTGGAACACCAGACCCAGTTGTTGTTAAGCGTGTCGATAAGAATGGCACTCCTGTGACAGCCAAGTATACGCCTACTGTTGAGAAAGTGACCCCAAGAGCAACTGGCGCTCAGACAAAAGGCCCTCAAGGTCAAGTTCAAAAAGGCAAGGTTACTTTTGAACCAGGAAGTCCTCAAGTTGGTTTCCCAGAAAACAGCACCCCAGTCTTTGATACCGGCACGAATGTGAAAGACATTGCCAAAATCGGTAAGTTCGAAGTGGATGGAGAGGGTAATGTCACCTTTACTCCAGTCAAAACCTTTGTAGGCAAAACTCCAGAAGTTGAACTCAGCCGTGCAGATGTCAACGGTACAGTAGCCAAGGCTAAATATCGGGCGACTGTGACCGCTGTGACTCCGACAGGAACTGGAGATCAGACAGAAGGTCCGCAAGGCCAAGTTCAAAAAGGCCGTGTAACTTTTAAAGCTGGCGATCCAAAAGTAGGATTCCCTGCCAACAGCATTCCAGTCTTTGACACGGGTACGAATGTAAAAGAAATTGCCAAAGTCGGTAAGTTTGAAGTAGATGCGGAGGGCAATGTCACCTTCACGCCAGACAAGCGCTTTGTAGGTGAAACGCCAGAAATTAGCATTTCTCGCAAAGATGCAAATGGTATTGCAGCAAAAGTCACTTATATTGCGACGGTTACTTCAGTAACCCCAACAGGAACTAATGTGACTAGCACCGGTCCTCAGGGTATCCCGCAAACAGGAACGCCAACTTTCCAAGGTGGTGATCTACTGGTTCCGATTGATGAAGCAGTCGAGCCAACTTTCACAGATGGCAGCAAGGAAAAGACTATTCCAAGTCAAGGAACTTACACTATCTCTCCAGATGGTGCAGTGACCTTCACTCCTGAGAAGCAATTCGTAGGCAAGCCAGAGCCAGTGACAGTGAAACGAGTAGATAAGAACGGGACGCCAGTGACTGCGACTTACAGTCCAGAGTTTACGAAAGTAACTCCGACAGGAACTGGTGATAAGACTGAAGGATTCCAAGGTCAGGTTCAAGAAGGCCATGTTACTTTCACACCAGGTCATGATTCTGTGCCGTTCCCAGCTGAAACAACTCCACTCTTTGACAATGGTTTGACTGTTAAAGAGATTCCAACCGTTGGTAAATTTGAAGTGGATGCTAATGGTAAGGTTACTTTCACGCCAGACAAGCAGTTTAAGGGAACCACTCCTGGGCTGACATTGATTCGAGCAGATGTGAATGGCACTCCCGTTACCGTCAAATACCAAGCAGTGGTGAAAGAAGTGGTTCCAACGGGAACAAATATTACCAGCACTGGTGAGCAAGGCCGTCCACAAACAGGTAAGCCAAACTTCGTAAGCGGCACTCCGGGAGTACCACTGGACAATGACACTCCAGCTACTTTCGACGACGGAAGCAAGCGTAAGGTTGTTCCAAATGTCGGTATCTTTGAAGTGGCACCAGACGGTTCTGTTACCTTTACCCCAGATAAGCAATATGTTGGCACGCCAGATCCAGTTGTTGTTAAGCGAGTGGACAAAAATGGCACTCCTGTGACAGCCAAGTATACGCCTACTGTTGAGAAAGTGACTCCAAGAGCGACAGATGCTCAGACAGAGGGGCTTCAAGGCCAAGTTCAAAAAGGCAAGGTTACTTTTGAAGCCGGAAGTCCGCAAGTCGGCTTCCCAACCGACAGCACACCGGTCTTTGATACCGGCACGAATATCAAAGAAATTGCCAAAGTTGGTAAGTTCGAGGTTGATGAGGAGGGGAATGTTACCTTCACCCCAGTCAAAACGTTTGTCGGTAAGACACCAGAAGTTGAACTTAGCCGTACAGATGTCAACGGTACAGCAGCAAAAGCCAATTACCAAGCGACTGTGATTGCTGTTACTCCAACAGGTACTGGTGATAAGACAGAAGGTCTTCAAGGTCAGGTTCAAAAAGGTCATGTCACATTCACGCCAGGCCATGAATTAGTTCCATTCCCAGCAGGTTCGACTCCGCTATTTGGTAACGGAAAAAATATTAAAGAAGTACCAAATATCGGTAAATTCGAAGTGGATGTAGATGGCATTATAACCTTTACTCCAGACAGACAGTTCAAGGGTGAAACACCAGAACTAGGAATTATTCGTGTGGATGCCAACGGCACCCCTGTTACAGTTAAGTACCAAGCGGTAGTGAAAGAAGTAACTCCGACAGGTACCACCGTTACGAGCACCGGTCCGCAGGGTATCCCGCAAACAGGAACCCCAACCTTCAAAGCTGCGGATCCACTAGTTCCAATTGATGACTCAGTCGAGCCAACTTTCGACGATGGCAGTAAGAAGAAGGTTATTCCAGGTCAAGGAACGTACACCATTACTCCAGATGGCGCAGTGACCTTCACGCCAGACAAGCAATTTGTAGGTAAACCGGACCCAATCACAGTTAAACGTGTTGATAAGAACGGCACTCCTGTGACTGCCACTTACAGTCCAGAGTTCACAAAAGTAACTCCGACTGGTACTGGAGTCAAGACAGAAGGTCTGCAAGGCCAGGTCCAAGAAGGCCAAGTGACCTTCACGCCTGGTCATGATTCAATTCCATTCCCGACTGGTTCAATTCCGCTGTTCGATAATGGTTCTGCAGTAAAAGAAGTGCCGAATGTCGGTAAGTTCGAAGTGGATGGAGACGGTAATGTTACTTTCACTCCAGACAAACAATTCAAGGGTGAAACGCCAGAACTTGAATTAACTCGCACTGATGTCAATGGAACATCAGTAACCGTCAAGTACCAAGCGGTAGTGAAAGAAGTCATTCCATCAGCTACTACCTCAACCAGCACTGGTCTACAAGGCCAACCACAAACGGGTAAACCAAACTTTGTCGGTGGCGACCCGAATGTGCCACTGGATAATGACACTCCAGCGACTTTCGAAGATGGAAGCAAACGTAAGGAAGTTCCAAATGTCGGTACCTTTGAAGTGGCACCAGATGGTTCTGTCACTTTCACACCAGACAAGCAATATGTTGGTACACCAGATCCAGTTGTTGTTAAGCGAGTGGACAAGAATGGCACTCCAGTGACAGCCAAGTATACGCCTACTGTTGAAAAAGTCACTCCGACGGCGAAAGGTGCTCAGACAGAGGGGCTTCAAGGCCAAGTTCAAAAAGGTAAGATTAATTTTGAAGCAGGAAGTCCACAAGTAGGTTTCCCTGAGAATAGCACGCCAGTCTTTGATACCGGTACTAATCTGAAAGAAATTGCCAAAGTCGGTAAGTTCGAAGTAGATGGAGAGGGTAACGTCACCTTTACTCCAGTTAAAACGTTTGTTGGTAAGACACCGGAAATCGAACTCAGCCGCACAGATGTAAATGGTACAGTAGCTAAGGCTAACTACCAAGCGACTGTGACTGCTGTTACTCCGACTGGTACTGGCACCAAGACAGAAGGTCTACAAGGTCAAGTACAAGAAGGTAAAGTGACCTTTACGCCTGGTCATGATTCAGTTCCATTCCCAGCCGGTTCAACTCCGCTGTTCGATAACAATTCAACAGTTAAAGAAGTGCCGAATGTTGGTAAGTTCGAAGTGGACGCAGACGGTAAGGTAACCTTCACACCAGACAAACAATTCAAGGGTGAAACGCCAGAACTTGAATTGACTCGTGTGGATGCCAATGGCACTCCAGTAACCGTCAAGTACCAAGCGGTAGTGAAAGAGGTAACTCCAACAGGCACCACCTCAACCAGCACTGGCCCACAAGGCCAACCACAAACTGGTAAACCAAACTTTGTCGGTGGCGACCCGAATGTACCACTGGATGATGATACTCCAGCGACTTTCGAAGATGGAAGCAAACGCAAGGAAGTTCCAAATGTCGGTACTTTTGAAGTGGCACCAGATGGATCTGTCACTTTCACACCTGACAAGCAATTTGTAGGTACACCAGACCCAGTTGTTGTTAAGCGTGTAGATAAGAATGGTACTCCGGTGATTGCTAAGTACACGCCTACTGTTGAGAAAGTGACTCCAACAGGCACTATTGCAACCAGCACCGGTCCTCAAGGTCTGTCTCAAACGGGTACTCCAATCTTCACAGGTGGTGATCCACTGGTTCCAATTGATGACTCAGTCGAGCCAAGCTTCGACGATGGCAGCAAGAAAAAAACCATTCCAGGTCAAGGAACGTACACCATCACTCCAGATGGCGCAGTGACCTTCACGCCAGTGAAGCAGTTTGTAGGCACACCAGATCCAGTTGTTGTTAAGCGAGTAGATAAGAATGGTACGCCAGTAACGGCAACCTACAGTCCAGAGTTTACCAAGGTAACTCCAACTGGTACTGGAGCCAAGACAGAAGGTCTGCAAGGCCAAGTCCAAGAAGGGAAAGCAAGCTTCATCCCAGGACATGACTCTGTTCCATTCCCAGCAGGTTCAACTCCACTGTTTGACAATGGTGCAGCTGTTAAGGAGGTTCCAAATGTTGGTAAGTTCGAAGTGGATGCGGACGGCAAGGTTACTTTCACTCCAGACAAGCAATTCAAGGGAGAAACACCAGAACTCGAATTAACTCGCACCGATGCCAATGGTACCCCTGTTACAGTTAAGTACCAAGCAGTAGTGAAAGAGGTAACTCCAACAGGTACCACCGTGACGAGCACTGGCCCACAAGGCCTTCCGCAAACAGGGACTCCAACTTTCAAAGGTGCGGACCCACTAGTTCCGATTGATGAGACTGTTGAGCCAACCTTTGCAGATGGAAGCAAGCAGAAGACCATTCCAGGTCAAGGAACTTATACTATCACTCCGAATGGCATTGTGACCTTCACGCCAGAGAAGCAATTCGTAGGCAAGCCAGATCCAATCTCTGTGAAACGAGTAGATAAGAACGGTACACCAGTGACAGCGACCTATAGTCCAGAGTTCACCAAGGTAACTCCGACAGGTACTGGCACTAAGACAGAAGGTCTGCAAGGTCAGGTTCAAAAAGGTCAAGTGACTTTCACGCCAGGACATAAATTAGTTCCATTCCCAGCCGGTTCGACTCCACTCTTTGGTAACGGAAAGAATATTAAAGAAGTGCCAAATGTTGGTAAATTCGAAGTGGATGCGGACAACAAGGTGACCTTCACCCCAATAAAACAATTCAAGGGTGAAACATCAGAACTGGGATTAATTCGTTTAGACGCTAACGGAACTCCTGTTATTGTCAAATATCAAGCAATAGTGAAAGCAGTAGTCCCAACTGGTAAAGATGCTTCCTCTACGAATATCAAAGGTCATGTTCAAACCGGCAAACCTGTATTTGAGGCAGGTAATCCACTGGTTCCAATTGATGAGACGATTGCACCAAGCTTCGAAGATGGAAGTAAGGAAAAGACCATCCTAGGTCAGGGAACTTATACTATCGCACCAGATGGCACAGTCACTTTCACTCCAGAAGCTGATTTCCTTGGTCAGGGAAGCGGAGTGACCCTTGTCCGTCATGATAAGAATGGTACCTCAGTGACAGCTCGCTATGTTCCGACTGTGGTTGCACCATCAACTAGCAAGGACAGTGTATCTAGCGGTCGCAAGGGTCAAGCTCAAACAGGCACGCCTACCTTTGAAGGGGCGATTGACCAGGCAGTAGCTCCGACCTTTGTGGACGGCAGTACAGAAAAGGTTGTTCCAGGTGAGGGAACATATAGGTTCAATATGCTAGGAGCAGTAACCTTTGTACCGGAAGCCGACTTTGTCGGAACTGCTAGCGGAGTCGTCGTGAAACGTCTCGATATTTATGGCAATGCTGTGACGGCTACTTATACGCCAACTGTCTTGGGAAGCACTGATACTACAGATAGTGGAAGTACGGGTCTCAAAGGTCAGCCGCAGACAGGCAAGCCTCTCTTTGAAGGAGATGTGGATCCAACCGTTCCACCAACATTCGAAGACGGTAGCACAGAAAAGGTTGTTCCAGGTCAAGGTACATATACCATCACCCCAGATGGAACCGTGACCTTTGTACCGGAAACGGGCTTTGTCGGTCAAGCTGATGGCGTGACAGTGATTCGAAAGGATCGCAATGGTCAGACGATTTCAGCGGTTTACGTTCCGACTGTGACAGAAGTGCCTGTTGTACCAGAACGGACCATTACGCCTGCACCACCGTCTCTTTCTAAGAGCGAGAGTGCAAAATCTCTTCCTAAGACTGGTACAGAAGAAACCTCATACTTGGCTGCAAGCTTACTTGCGGGAGTATCAGGTTTAGGACTGATTGGCTTAGACAAGAGAAAGAAAAAGTCTGAAGACTAA